In Euphorbia lathyris chromosome 9, ddEupLath1.1, whole genome shotgun sequence, the following are encoded in one genomic region:
- the LOC136206434 gene encoding uncharacterized protein, which yields MGKQTKSKTTQSFGKGKVTPMQIAFIVDRYLSDNSFNNSRSAFRTEASSLISKSPVNEAPKSLLSLGALLNEYISLKEQKIMVDQEKVRLEQEKVRVQNLLQGMQSVMNVYNASGNGNAPSPMIQNSATRSVAMVPQPGPSAGGPIYSSQNVMPVSMPSNITKEQGSVSTSVTTYPLTRKRAGFNVVAEVPSSNKKSRGKLPLKKMPNGTYNLSDNSAATQITQPQIATNSRGTAHPSVPQSRLLNGSVAQGSVAQGSSVAKSLFKQSPKSSTGPTTPPQEVSFLNDQTITPVGTFSAAHCSNSSNTPVETPTNCTVITSERVTVSPCKHVTYTMERNQCISSSSPVKTTFKRFSKRENVKGRLDFDGTDVTNSFDAPIIDEISTSESDKEADIFDLDLDSFETFGSSFSELLIDLDLGFEGLDCPCEPNFEMPADTSSGSSHESRDGVLGIDQVTSDFSSALTEVMSGKDVNIEGPDTLTAVRSVTKCIILSPSKTQRTQENSLQRNTEV from the exons ATGGGGAAGCAAACCAAATCCAAAACCACTCAATCTTTCGGCAAAGGAAAAGTCACGCCGATGCAGATTGCGTTTATTGTTGATCGTTATCTCTCAGATAACAGCTTCAACAACAGTCGATCTGCTTTCAGGACAGAGGCATCTTCTCTAATCTCTAAATCTCCGGTTAATGAG gCACCCAAGAGTCTGTTAAGTTTGGGGGCGCTGCTGAATGAGTATATAAGCTTGAAGGAGCAGAAGATAATGGTGGATCAGGAAAAGGTTCGTTTGGAGCAAGAGAAAGTTAGGGTTCAAAACCTTCTTCAGGGTATGCAGAGTGTTATGAATGTTTATAATGCTAGTGGAAATGGAAATGCACCGTCGCCTATGATTCAGAATTCTGCAACAAGATCTGTTGCTATGGTTCCTCAACCGGGCCCATCTGCTG GTGGTCCTATATACTCTTCGCAGAATGTTATGCCAGTCTCCATGCCCTCCAATATCACCAAGGAGCAAGGTAGTGTGTCTACATCAGTTACAACTTACCCATTAACAAGAAAAAGAGCAGGTTTCAATGTCGTTGCAGAAGTTCCTTCATCTAATAAGAAATCTCGTGGCAAATTACCATTAAAGAAAATGCCGAATG GGACATATAATCTATCTGATAATTCAGCAGCTACTCAAATAACTCAGCCTCAGATAGCAACCAATTCAAGAGGAACTGCCCATCCCTCCGTGCCGCAAAGCCGGTTACTTAATGGTTCAGTAGCACAAGGATCAGTAGCACAAGGATCTAGTGTTGCTAAGAGTTTGTTCAAACAATCTCCGAAAAGTTCAACTGGCCCGACTACACCTCCACAAGAAGTTTCCTTTCTCAATGATCAAACTATAACTCCAGTTGGTACATTCTCAGCTGCTCATTGCAGTAATAGCAGCAATACTCCTGTAGAGACTCCTACAAATTGCACTGTAATTACATCAGAAAGAGTTACCGTGAGCCCTTGTAAACATGTTACATACACCATGGAAAGAAACCAATGCATATCTTCTTCCTCACCAGTCAAGACAACCTTTAAGAGGTTCAGTAAGCGAGAAAATGTAAAGGGTAGGCTAGATTTTGATGGTACTGATGTAACGAACAGCTTTGATGCGCCGATCATTGATGAGATTTCTACCTCGGAGTCTGATAAGGAAGCAGACATTTTTGATCTCGACTTGGATAGTTTTGAAACATTTGGGTCTAGTTTCTCTGAATTGTTAATTGATCTAGATCTTGGTTTTGAAGGATTAGACTGTCCTTGTGAACCAAACTTTGAAATGCCTGCAGACACCTCTTCAGG ATCCTCACATGAATCAAGAGATGGAGTTCTAGGGATTGATCAAGTAACATCAGATTTTTCCTCTGCTTTGACAGAAGTGATGTCAGGAAAAGATGTTAACATTGAAG GTCCTGATACTTTAACTGCAGTGAGATCCGTAACAAAGTGTATAATTTTAAGCCCTT CGAAAACCCAGAGAACACAGGAGAACAGTTTGCAAAGAAATACTGAAGTTTGA